In one window of Candidatus Avedoeria danica DNA:
- a CDS encoding MBL fold metallo-hydrolase, with amino-acid sequence MLGASAVRPNPGAACAGYLLEADGARHLVDCGPGVVAQLLTHVRLGDLDSVLVSHGHPDHCLELVMLRQALRYGPDGHRDAGLPIHLAPGMHAQLDTLGSAFVDDAATGPIADYWSPVIERRTFDPAAVLELTGVAVTFAPTSHYVPCWAMRFTDRRGRSIVYGADGGPSDAVTALADGADLLILECTFPTRRGREDDLGHLAPEEAGRLAARAGVRRLVLTHMFATDDREAMRRAAAAACTVPVDLAREGDAWTV; translated from the coding sequence GTGCTCGGTGCCAGCGCGGTGCGCCCGAACCCCGGCGCCGCCTGCGCAGGCTACCTCCTCGAAGCCGACGGCGCGCGCCACCTCGTGGACTGCGGGCCGGGCGTCGTCGCACAGCTCCTCACCCATGTGCGGCTGGGCGACCTCGACAGCGTGCTGGTCTCGCACGGCCACCCTGACCACTGTCTCGAACTCGTCATGCTGCGCCAGGCGCTGCGATACGGACCGGACGGACATCGTGACGCCGGGCTGCCGATCCACCTCGCCCCGGGCATGCACGCGCAGCTCGACACGCTCGGCTCGGCATTCGTCGACGACGCGGCGACCGGTCCGATCGCGGACTACTGGTCGCCGGTCATCGAACGCCGGACATTCGATCCGGCGGCCGTGCTCGAGCTGACGGGCGTGGCCGTGACGTTTGCGCCGACGTCGCACTACGTGCCGTGCTGGGCGATGCGCTTCACGGACCGCCGTGGCCGGTCGATCGTGTATGGTGCCGACGGGGGGCCGTCGGACGCGGTGACGGCGCTGGCCGATGGCGCCGATCTCCTGATCCTTGAGTGCACGTTCCCGACGCGGCGCGGCCGGGAGGATGACCTCGGACACCTTGCGCCGGAGGAGGCGGGTCGGCTCGCGGCGCGCGCGGGCGTGCGCCGTCTGGTGCTCACGCACATGTTCGCTACCGACGACCGCGAAGCGATGCGCCGGGCAGCTGCGGCGGCGTGCACTGTCCCGGTGGATCTCGCGCGCGAGGGCGACGCATGGACGGTCTGA
- a CDS encoding DUF3662 domain-containing protein — protein MAPVARFETFVRGMLEGRLGAWLGARLQPVDIARQLSAYIDSHLTLGSATRYAPNAFRVYLSPRALQSFSAFQQALADELAASAVAHAQASNYRFLGRVRVVLLEDPSLPAHRIRFEADVIDRTAFTGEGAGTTTPLVLGPAMTGGPLPMALVWRGRRLVLPTDAEAVVTLGRALDNDIILATATVSRHHARLVPRGGVWLVEDLASTHGTSVNGRAVTTGLLRPGDVLALGGEHLTVAAEPS, from the coding sequence ATGGCGCCCGTCGCGCGTTTCGAGACCTTTGTCCGCGGCATGCTCGAGGGTCGTCTCGGCGCGTGGCTCGGCGCGCGCCTCCAGCCCGTCGATATCGCGCGCCAGCTGTCGGCCTACATCGACAGCCACCTGACGCTCGGCAGCGCGACGCGGTACGCCCCGAACGCTTTCCGGGTCTACCTTTCGCCGCGCGCGCTGCAATCGTTCAGCGCCTTTCAGCAGGCGCTGGCGGACGAGTTGGCGGCCAGCGCCGTCGCCCACGCCCAGGCCAGCAACTATCGGTTTCTCGGGCGGGTGCGTGTCGTGCTCCTGGAGGATCCGTCGCTGCCGGCACACCGCATCCGTTTCGAAGCCGATGTCATCGACCGCACCGCGTTCACCGGCGAGGGTGCCGGCACGACGACCCCGTTGGTGCTCGGGCCGGCCATGACCGGCGGCCCGCTGCCGATGGCGCTCGTCTGGCGCGGCCGCCGGCTCGTGCTGCCCACCGACGCCGAAGCCGTCGTCACGCTCGGACGCGCGCTGGACAACGACATCATCCTGGCGACCGCCACGGTCTCACGCCACCACGCGCGCCTCGTCCCACGCGGCGGCGTCTGGCTCGTCGAGGATTTGGCGAGCACGCACGGCACTTCGGTGAACGGCCGCGCCGTGACCACCGGCCTGCTCCGGCCGGGCGACGTGCTCGCGCTCGGTGGCGAGCACCTCACCGTCGCCGCCGAGCCGTCCTGA
- a CDS encoding FtsW/RodA/SpoVE family cell cycle protein, translating to MTPRVRGWRPLEGALLAVAAIVALAAAAAPALVRDGRVAPSALGAAAAVLAAYAALHVALCWRAPDADPFIVPIMALFGGLSLALVRRLAPDFAAAELRWQLLAVAAVAVVALGPIETRVLQRYRYSLASAGIALVGVTLLFGRSAEGAVADAPRLWLGVGSLGFQPSEVMKLVLIVFLAGYIDDRRELLSEAGPRIGRWRLPPVPYLAPLAVMLGLSLLMLVVQRDLGAALLLFAITLGMLYLATLRADVVAVALAAFAGGAVYLHGHAEIVATRAAIWLDPWSASQDAGYQLVQGLVAIASGGIVGTGIGRGQPGIVPAVHTDYIYAAVAEELGVAGAAAVLAVYGVLAWRGFRIALGARRSFDALLAAGLTIGLAFQEAIIVGGNLRLMPLTGITLPFLSYGGSSLLICAVSAGLLLRISRPSSVPEGGLA from the coding sequence GTGACGCCCCGGGTCCGCGGCTGGCGGCCGCTGGAAGGCGCGCTGCTGGCCGTCGCCGCCATCGTGGCACTGGCTGCGGCGGCCGCGCCGGCGCTCGTGCGCGACGGCCGCGTGGCGCCCTCGGCGCTCGGCGCGGCGGCCGCCGTCCTGGCGGCCTACGCCGCGCTTCACGTGGCGCTGTGCTGGCGCGCACCCGACGCCGATCCGTTCATCGTCCCGATCATGGCGCTGTTCGGCGGCCTGAGCTTGGCCCTCGTGAGGCGGCTGGCGCCCGATTTCGCGGCCGCCGAGCTGCGCTGGCAGCTCCTCGCCGTTGCCGCCGTCGCGGTGGTGGCGCTCGGGCCGATCGAGACGCGCGTCCTGCAGCGCTATCGCTACAGCCTCGCGAGCGCCGGCATCGCGCTCGTCGGCGTCACGCTGCTCTTCGGCCGCTCGGCCGAGGGCGCCGTCGCCGACGCGCCGCGCCTCTGGCTGGGCGTCGGCAGCCTCGGATTCCAGCCGTCCGAGGTGATGAAGCTCGTCCTGATCGTCTTCCTGGCCGGCTACATCGACGATCGACGGGAGCTCCTCAGCGAGGCCGGGCCGCGGATCGGGCGCTGGCGCCTGCCGCCGGTGCCCTATCTGGCGCCGCTGGCGGTCATGCTCGGGCTGTCCCTCCTGATGCTCGTCGTCCAGCGCGACCTCGGCGCGGCGCTCCTCCTCTTTGCGATCACGCTCGGCATGCTCTACCTGGCGACGCTGCGCGCCGACGTCGTCGCCGTGGCGCTGGCGGCGTTTGCAGGCGGAGCGGTCTACCTGCACGGCCACGCCGAGATCGTCGCGACGCGGGCCGCCATCTGGCTCGACCCGTGGTCCGCCAGCCAGGACGCCGGCTACCAGCTCGTGCAAGGGCTCGTGGCGATCGCGTCGGGCGGCATCGTCGGCACCGGCATCGGGCGCGGCCAGCCCGGCATCGTCCCGGCGGTGCACACGGACTACATCTATGCGGCGGTGGCCGAGGAGCTCGGGGTCGCGGGCGCGGCGGCGGTGCTGGCGGTGTACGGCGTGCTGGCCTGGCGCGGCTTTCGGATCGCCCTCGGGGCACGACGGTCGTTCGACGCCCTGCTGGCCGCGGGCCTGACGATCGGACTCGCCTTCCAGGAAGCGATCATCGTCGGCGGGAACCTGCGCCTCATGCCCCTCACCGGGATCACGCTGCCGTTCCTGTCGTACGGCGGCTCGTCCCTCCTCATCTGCGCCGTCAGCGCCGGCCTCCTGCTGCGGATCAGCCGACCGTCCTCCGTGCCGGAAGGCGGGCTGGCGTGA
- a CDS encoding LysM peptidoglycan-binding domain-containing protein codes for MTTSSRRPQSPFSRRSPSSTRTTPTPSVSPARHAVILSMRLAAITAILAAAAACRPAPGADNDAIGPAVVAGQGAGAAAQRTPRGQGADTQAADRAAAPHEPGRGVVAGRLIDSATGLPVPDVQVQLVETGRRTLTGASGTFRFDGVPAGDMTVAFGPSDTHVIASRSANVGEAGFDFGLVPLLAADAPTYIVPELGGVAPGCGRTEAAVPAGALDAPAALRVTCLPDEKAFPVPAPPGRLPLAVVDLAPGDRVLSVPVTITLALPTQPRFAAGVALELLQLDVRRLKWDPVGVATVDAGGETASGSVGALAPVMVVAPPFGSAGAAGDTPPTVARYNVAAAPDGVPSDIFDGRTILVYAGFDYAGMANTTVRVKTTDARGATLFESARPYTDAGRDNVPMIAQGGEPWPIGDYRTTWSIGEPPVAVGKAVAWSVTERPTPGPTAIALVIAPALAREGVSFEAPYGSDGLPPRAVPVGAADCGRPPGWVEYTVQPGDTLSLLAQRSTVDVATLMRANCLASDAIFAGRLLYLARFPSKPYTQGAWPPPYPVKPGSGWPEPLPTRTVPSGGGVPMWPTKGPGLPPTLAPLPYPTTWYTPPPPQYEPTPGGPAQPVPGVGASGGGASGGPGIGGRQPEPQPFVPPSAPTRIPPKDPSPAEPTLAPRPNP; via the coding sequence ATGACGACCTCCAGCCGGCGGCCGCAGTCCCCGTTCAGCCGGCGCTCGCCGTCCAGCACCCGAACCACGCCCACGCCAAGCGTGTCGCCCGCTCGACACGCGGTCATCCTGTCGATGCGCCTTGCCGCGATCACCGCCATCCTCGCCGCCGCGGCGGCGTGCCGCCCCGCGCCCGGCGCGGACAATGACGCGATCGGTCCGGCCGTCGTCGCCGGGCAAGGTGCCGGGGCGGCCGCGCAACGAACGCCGCGCGGTCAGGGGGCGGACACCCAAGCCGCCGACCGCGCCGCTGCACCGCACGAGCCGGGCCGCGGCGTCGTCGCCGGCCGCTTGATCGACAGTGCGACCGGGTTGCCTGTCCCGGATGTCCAGGTCCAGCTCGTCGAGACCGGACGGCGGACGCTCACCGGCGCCAGCGGGACGTTCCGCTTCGACGGCGTCCCGGCCGGGGACATGACGGTGGCATTCGGCCCGAGCGACACGCACGTGATCGCCAGCCGTTCCGCGAACGTCGGCGAGGCCGGCTTCGACTTCGGCCTCGTGCCGCTCTTGGCGGCGGATGCGCCGACCTACATCGTACCCGAGCTCGGCGGTGTGGCGCCCGGATGCGGCCGCACCGAGGCGGCGGTCCCGGCCGGTGCGCTCGACGCCCCGGCGGCCCTGCGCGTGACGTGCCTGCCCGACGAAAAGGCGTTCCCGGTGCCGGCGCCGCCGGGCCGACTGCCCCTGGCGGTCGTGGATCTCGCGCCGGGCGATCGCGTGCTGTCCGTGCCCGTGACCATCACGCTGGCGCTGCCGACGCAACCGCGCTTTGCGGCCGGCGTGGCGCTCGAACTCCTCCAGCTCGATGTCCGCCGCCTGAAGTGGGATCCCGTCGGGGTCGCGACCGTCGATGCCGGCGGCGAGACCGCCAGCGGCAGCGTTGGCGCACTGGCGCCGGTCATGGTCGTCGCCCCGCCGTTCGGTTCCGCCGGCGCGGCCGGCGACACGCCGCCGACGGTCGCCCGCTACAACGTGGCGGCCGCGCCCGACGGCGTGCCGTCGGACATCTTCGATGGCCGCACGATCCTGGTGTATGCCGGCTTCGACTATGCGGGCATGGCGAACACGACGGTCCGCGTGAAGACGACGGACGCGCGCGGCGCGACGCTGTTCGAGAGCGCACGACCGTATACGGACGCCGGGCGCGACAACGTCCCGATGATCGCCCAGGGCGGCGAGCCGTGGCCGATCGGCGACTATCGGACGACGTGGTCGATCGGCGAGCCGCCCGTCGCGGTGGGCAAGGCCGTGGCGTGGTCCGTCACCGAACGGCCGACACCCGGTCCGACGGCGATCGCGCTGGTCATTGCACCCGCACTGGCGCGCGAGGGCGTGTCGTTCGAGGCGCCGTACGGCTCGGACGGCCTGCCGCCTCGCGCGGTCCCGGTCGGCGCCGCCGACTGCGGTCGGCCGCCGGGGTGGGTCGAGTACACCGTGCAACCCGGCGACACGCTCTCGCTCCTGGCGCAGCGGAGCACCGTCGACGTCGCCACGCTCATGCGCGCGAACTGCCTCGCATCAGACGCGATCTTCGCCGGTCGGTTGCTGTATCTGGCGCGCTTCCCGAGCAAGCCGTACACCCAGGGCGCATGGCCGCCGCCCTACCCCGTCAAGCCGGGGAGCGGCTGGCCGGAGCCGCTGCCGACCCGGACCGTCCCGTCCGGCGGCGGCGTGCCGATGTGGCCAACGAAGGGTCCCGGGTTGCCGCCGACCCTCGCGCCGCTGCCCTATCCGACGACGTGGTACACCCCGCCGCCGCCGCAGTACGAACCGACGCCGGGTGGCCCCGCGCAACCCGTGCCCGGTGTCGGCGCAAGCGGCGGCGGCGCCTCCGGCGGACCGGGCATCGGTGGGCGGCAGCCCGAGCCGCAGCCCTTCGTCCCGCCGTCCGCGCCGACGCGGATCCCACCCAAGGATCCGTCGCCGGCCGAGCCGACACTGGCCCCACGGCCGAACCCATGA
- the lepB gene encoding signal peptidase I — protein sequence MPDLLGVPPPSGGDGFEPVDGVQSTAEGPVAPSLGRRVGRAVTVLVRDIVEAVVLAGVLFFVLQFALQSTIVEGTSMEPNFFDDEWVMVNKLAYRFGEPHRGDVIVFHAPDGPKKDYIKRIIAVGGETVQLSAGEVFVDGVPIDEPWLPAADTTAFGPYEVPDGQLFVLGDNRAASSDSRLWPVPGLDAERVVGKVWLSVWPRRAWGIVPSDAPPAGRRER from the coding sequence GTGCCCGACCTGCTCGGAGTCCCGCCGCCATCCGGCGGCGATGGTTTCGAGCCTGTCGATGGCGTCCAGTCGACGGCCGAAGGCCCTGTCGCGCCGTCATTGGGCCGCCGCGTCGGGCGCGCGGTCACGGTGCTCGTTCGGGACATCGTCGAGGCTGTCGTGCTGGCGGGCGTGCTGTTCTTCGTCCTCCAGTTCGCGCTGCAGAGCACGATCGTCGAGGGGACGAGCATGGAACCCAACTTCTTCGACGACGAGTGGGTCATGGTGAACAAGCTGGCCTACCGCTTCGGTGAACCGCATCGCGGCGACGTGATCGTGTTTCACGCGCCGGACGGACCTAAAAAGGACTACATCAAGCGCATCATCGCCGTCGGCGGTGAGACCGTGCAGCTCAGCGCCGGTGAGGTCTTCGTCGACGGTGTGCCGATCGACGAACCGTGGCTGCCGGCGGCAGACACCACGGCGTTCGGCCCGTACGAAGTGCCGGACGGCCAGCTGTTCGTCCTGGGCGACAACCGCGCGGCATCGAGCGACTCCCGGCTGTGGCCCGTGCCCGGCCTCGACGCTGAGCGGGTCGTCGGCAAGGTCTGGCTCAGCGTTTGGCCGCGTCGCGCCTGGGGCATCGTGCCGTCCGATGCGCCGCCCGCCGGGCGACGCGAACGTTGA
- a CDS encoding M56 family metallopeptidase, translating to MRLRRLTADLPLVILLAVTLALSAGLLAFVARYSWSVDPFVACETWFSTAVARLSTVGVLLPSGVLAAAAIAAVLALAHQLVVTRRMLGKVLGARIGLTPSIATLAEGVGLAGRIDLVADPHAFTFCHGLIRPRVCVTTGLAQLLAPAELAAVLRHERHHVRFHDPLKILVGRTLASGLFFLPLAGLLRNGFLAGKELCADADANTDPNDLSLARALVKLLGADRPVWPAGVLAIGALSPTEARLQQLIEPTRSPRTLPSPMDWIVSAALVAGLFGFSFGAAAARQTPTVESACAPALAFDPGLVAQGAAKR from the coding sequence ATGCGCCTTCGCCGCCTGACCGCCGACCTGCCGCTCGTCATCCTCCTCGCCGTGACGCTGGCGCTCAGCGCCGGCCTGCTGGCGTTCGTCGCCCGCTACAGCTGGTCCGTCGATCCGTTCGTCGCGTGCGAGACCTGGTTCTCGACCGCCGTCGCCCGCCTGTCGACCGTCGGGGTGCTGCTGCCGTCCGGTGTCCTCGCTGCCGCCGCCATCGCCGCGGTGCTGGCGTTGGCGCATCAGCTTGTCGTCACGCGGCGCATGCTCGGCAAGGTGCTCGGGGCGCGCATCGGGTTGACGCCATCGATCGCGACGCTGGCCGAGGGTGTCGGGCTGGCCGGTCGGATCGACCTCGTCGCCGACCCGCACGCCTTCACGTTCTGCCATGGCTTGATCCGGCCGCGCGTCTGTGTGACGACCGGCCTCGCGCAGCTTCTCGCCCCCGCGGAGTTGGCGGCCGTGCTGCGCCACGAGCGCCATCACGTCCGGTTCCACGATCCGCTGAAGATCCTCGTCGGCCGCACGCTGGCCAGCGGGCTCTTCTTCCTGCCGCTGGCCGGGCTGCTCCGCAACGGCTTCCTGGCCGGCAAGGAGCTCTGCGCCGACGCGGACGCGAACACGGATCCCAACGACCTCTCGCTGGCCCGCGCCCTCGTCAAGCTCCTCGGCGCGGATCGACCGGTCTGGCCGGCCGGCGTGCTGGCGATTGGCGCGCTTTCGCCGACCGAGGCACGCTTGCAGCAGCTCATCGAGCCGACGCGCTCGCCGCGGACCTTGCCGTCGCCAATGGACTGGATCGTCAGCGCGGCGCTCGTCGCCGGACTGTTCGGCTTCAGCTTCGGCGCGGCGGCCGCCCGCCAAACGCCCACCGTCGAGTCCGCCTGCGCCCCGGCGCTGGCGTTCGATCCCGGCCTCGTCGCGCAAGGGGCGGCGAAGCGATAA
- the purB gene encoding adenylosuccinate lyase: MIDHDTFQSALGWRYGSEPMRRLWSEAHKRRLMRRVWLALAEAEAAAGLVPEASVGALRRTVDDIDIARAAVHEATTQHDVMAEILTWAEQIGPAGGILHLGATSADITDNVDVLRLQGGLDIVRAGLARVVSTLAARTEETADTVCLGWTHLQPAAPTTVGYRLAFALQDFVDDLAAVDDARAGLRTKGFKGAVGTSASYAALLEGHAATPADLERDACARLGLTPALVTSQVYSRKGDWRVLNALAGLAATAAQLAFDIRILQSPPFGEWSEGFAAGQVGSSAMPWKRNPINAENVDSLARQLAVLPQVAWHNAANCLLERTLDDSANRRLLLPDAFLLADEIVARTLRLIERLAVDAASVSANLARFGPFVAGERVLIAAAGLGADRQVLHERIRQHSVEAWAVVAAGGANPLPAPAGRRRSDHRVAHARRRAGARRRSGRACRRRGGARPTMRGPGAAGG; this comes from the coding sequence ATGATCGACCACGACACCTTCCAAAGCGCGCTCGGGTGGCGGTACGGCTCGGAGCCGATGCGTCGGCTGTGGAGCGAGGCGCACAAGCGTCGCCTCATGCGCCGCGTCTGGCTGGCGCTGGCCGAAGCGGAGGCGGCGGCCGGCCTCGTGCCGGAAGCCAGCGTCGGCGCATTGCGCCGGACGGTCGACGACATCGACATTGCGCGCGCCGCGGTGCACGAGGCGACGACACAGCACGACGTCATGGCCGAGATCCTGACCTGGGCCGAACAGATCGGCCCGGCGGGCGGAATCCTGCACCTCGGTGCGACGAGCGCCGATATCACGGACAACGTCGACGTTCTTCGCTTGCAGGGCGGTCTCGACATCGTGCGGGCCGGCCTGGCGCGCGTCGTGTCCACGCTTGCCGCCCGCACCGAGGAGACGGCGGACACGGTCTGCCTGGGCTGGACGCACCTCCAGCCGGCCGCCCCGACGACCGTCGGCTACCGCCTGGCGTTCGCGCTGCAGGACTTCGTCGATGACCTGGCCGCCGTGGACGACGCGCGCGCCGGACTGCGCACGAAGGGCTTCAAGGGCGCGGTCGGCACGTCCGCCAGCTACGCGGCGCTCCTCGAGGGCCACGCCGCCACGCCGGCCGACCTCGAGCGTGACGCGTGCGCCCGTCTCGGGCTGACACCGGCCCTCGTGACCTCGCAGGTCTACAGCCGCAAGGGCGATTGGCGCGTGCTCAACGCGCTGGCCGGCCTCGCCGCGACGGCCGCGCAGCTGGCGTTCGACATCCGGATCCTGCAGAGCCCGCCGTTCGGCGAGTGGTCCGAGGGCTTCGCAGCCGGGCAGGTCGGATCGAGCGCCATGCCGTGGAAGCGCAACCCGATCAACGCCGAGAACGTGGACTCCCTCGCCCGTCAGCTGGCCGTTCTGCCGCAGGTGGCGTGGCACAACGCCGCAAACTGCCTCCTCGAGCGAACGCTCGACGACTCGGCGAACCGGCGGCTGCTCCTGCCCGACGCTTTCCTATTGGCCGATGAAATCGTCGCGCGCACGCTCAGGCTGATCGAGCGGCTGGCCGTCGACGCGGCGAGCGTCAGTGCCAACCTGGCGCGCTTCGGCCCGTTCGTGGCCGGCGAGCGCGTGCTCATCGCCGCCGCCGGCCTCGGCGCCGACCGCCAGGTGCTGCACGAGCGGATCCGGCAGCACAGCGTCGAAGCGTGGGCGGTCGTCGCCGCCGGCGGGGCCAACCCACTGCCCGCCCCTGCTGGCCGGCGACGAAGCGATCACCGCGTGGCTCACGCCCGACGCCGTGCGGGCGCTCGTCGCCGATCCGGCCGCGCATGTCGGCGACGCGGCGGCGCGCGCCCGACAATGCGCGGCCCTGGCGCGGCAGGCGGCTGA
- a CDS encoding FHA domain-containing protein, translated as MTPIEAELLFARALVLIGLYAFIGLAGYAAWRELRHARRAAPAARGVHAARLIVLEGGASDRMPGTQFGIGPIVRIGRDIDNDVVLADPTISGRHALLARRDGGWWIEDLGSRNGVEVNRTRLGAGMPFVLRSGDTVGLGAVRLRLVCPDETA; from the coding sequence ATGACGCCCATCGAGGCCGAGCTCCTCTTTGCACGGGCGCTCGTGCTCATCGGCCTGTACGCATTCATCGGGCTCGCCGGCTATGCCGCGTGGCGCGAGCTGCGCCACGCGCGCCGTGCGGCACCGGCGGCGCGGGGCGTGCACGCGGCGCGGCTGATCGTCCTCGAGGGCGGCGCGAGCGACCGGATGCCGGGCACCCAGTTCGGCATCGGCCCGATCGTCCGCATCGGTCGCGACATCGACAACGACGTCGTCCTGGCCGACCCGACGATCTCCGGCCGGCACGCGCTCCTCGCGCGCCGCGACGGCGGGTGGTGGATCGAGGACCTCGGCAGCCGGAACGGGGTGGAGGTCAACCGAACGCGCCTGGGCGCCGGCATGCCGTTCGTGCTGCGCAGCGGCGACACCGTCGGCCTCGGCGCCGTCCGGCTCCGCCTCGTCTGCCCCGACGAGACCGCGTGA
- a CDS encoding cytochrome b5: MDGLNDDLPIFTRGQLARHDGDRAPAYVACGGLVYDVSASSHWPRGLHRSLHWAGQDLTAELADAPHGIESVMRMPCVGRLADAPGR, from the coding sequence ATGGACGGTCTGAACGACGACCTGCCCATCTTCACGCGCGGCCAACTTGCGCGCCATGACGGCGACCGGGCCCCGGCGTACGTGGCGTGCGGCGGCCTGGTCTACGACGTGAGCGCCAGCAGCCATTGGCCGCGCGGCCTGCACCGCTCGCTGCACTGGGCCGGCCAGGACTTGACGGCGGAACTGGCGGACGCGCCGCACGGCATCGAGTCGGTGATGCGGATGCCGTGCGTCGGCCGGCTGGCGGACGCGCCGGGGCGCTGA
- a CDS encoding BlaI/MecI/CopY family transcriptional regulator produces MTCPDRTDRLPAFKLDRRGLARVFGELEAEVMAAVWDLQACTVADVCGRLGDGANYKTVMTVMNRLVEKGVLVRRRASRAFTYAAAESRSSFVNRVSWHVAEGLVEEYGALAVAQFVDVLDTVDPALLRQLTALIQARTDAAAADGVGESVDDAVERGDVEEVR; encoded by the coding sequence ATGACGTGCCCCGATCGAACGGATCGACTGCCCGCCTTCAAGCTCGACCGCCGCGGCCTCGCCCGTGTCTTCGGCGAGCTCGAGGCGGAGGTCATGGCGGCGGTTTGGGACCTGCAGGCCTGCACCGTGGCCGACGTCTGCGGGCGGCTCGGTGACGGCGCGAACTACAAGACCGTGATGACGGTCATGAATCGCCTCGTCGAAAAAGGCGTCCTCGTGCGGCGCCGTGCGTCGCGGGCGTTCACGTACGCCGCGGCCGAGAGCCGCTCGTCGTTCGTGAACCGGGTTTCGTGGCACGTGGCCGAGGGTTTGGTGGAGGAGTACGGCGCACTCGCTGTGGCCCAGTTCGTCGACGTCCTCGACACCGTCGACCCGGCGCTATTGCGTCAGCTGACCGCGCTCATCCAGGCGCGCACGGACGCGGCGGCCGCTGACGGCGTTGGCGAATCGGTCGACGATGCCGTGGAGCGCGGCGACGTCGAGGAGGTCCGGTGA
- a CDS encoding cell division protein FtsI, with protein sequence MTPVRDPFAIGVARLAALVLGLLALQGFATAYWGFVRAEGLAARPDNPRRIAFDQQIRRGRLLDRAGTELAVTRFDADGIPSRVYPEPAAAPVTGYQTWRYGAGSVSGASYGAGGAEAAYDAALRGDLGSTIGQVLATRVLGRPQVGHDVVLTLDAALQATAADALAGREGAVVVLDVADGAVRALVSQPTFDPAALDDGLSLPNEASSPLFNRATQGRYPPGSTFKTITLAAALAAGATRLDAVVADGGGAVEMFEGYAVRCANEPDGVERFDIAHAFAYSCNLTFARLGRDVGRTAFERQARAFGIDAAPPFPLPTAAGQISNDGAMPLPELVSAAFGQGEVLATPLHMALVAAAAAGDGRIPTPYLLADVPGVRWRSIGDERGTWRRAMGASVAGDVRRAMITAAEVGYVGTAQLAGGPRVGGKTGTAQAADGLPHAWFIGFAPAEAPRVAVAVLVVHGGEGIRAAAPIAGRVLAAALAADGASATMPVRLRRTAAHRTALLPPAEGE encoded by the coding sequence GTGACGCCCGTGCGCGACCCGTTCGCGATCGGCGTGGCGCGGCTGGCCGCGCTCGTCCTCGGCTTGCTGGCGTTGCAGGGTTTCGCGACGGCCTACTGGGGCTTCGTGCGCGCCGAGGGGCTCGCGGCGCGGCCGGACAACCCGCGGCGGATCGCGTTCGACCAGCAGATTCGGCGCGGCCGCTTGCTCGACCGCGCCGGCACCGAGCTGGCCGTCACGCGCTTCGACGCCGACGGCATCCCGTCGCGTGTCTACCCCGAGCCCGCTGCGGCTCCGGTCACGGGCTACCAGACGTGGCGCTACGGCGCCGGCAGCGTCAGCGGCGCGTCGTACGGGGCCGGCGGCGCCGAGGCGGCGTACGACGCGGCGCTGCGCGGCGATCTCGGGAGCACCATCGGTCAAGTGCTGGCGACGCGGGTCCTCGGCCGTCCGCAGGTCGGCCACGACGTCGTGCTCACGCTCGATGCCGCGCTGCAGGCCACGGCCGCGGACGCGCTGGCCGGACGCGAGGGCGCCGTCGTCGTCCTGGACGTCGCCGACGGCGCCGTTCGGGCGCTCGTCAGCCAGCCGACGTTCGATCCGGCCGCGCTCGACGACGGGCTGTCGCTGCCAAACGAGGCCTCATCGCCGCTGTTCAACCGTGCCACCCAAGGGCGCTACCCGCCCGGCTCGACGTTCAAGACGATCACGCTGGCCGCGGCGCTCGCCGCCGGCGCCACGCGTCTCGACGCCGTCGTTGCCGACGGCGGCGGCGCGGTGGAGATGTTCGAAGGCTACGCGGTGCGCTGCGCGAACGAGCCGGACGGCGTGGAGCGCTTCGACATCGCCCACGCGTTCGCCTACAGCTGCAACCTGACCTTCGCCCGCCTCGGCCGGGACGTGGGCCGCACGGCGTTCGAGCGCCAGGCACGGGCGTTCGGCATCGACGCTGCGCCGCCGTTCCCGCTGCCGACGGCGGCCGGGCAGATCTCGAACGACGGCGCGATGCCGCTGCCCGAGCTCGTCAGCGCGGCCTTCGGCCAAGGGGAAGTGCTGGCGACACCGCTCCACATGGCGCTCGTGGCCGCCGCGGCCGCGGGCGACGGACGCATTCCAACCCCCTATCTGCTGGCCGACGTACCCGGCGTGCGGTGGCGGTCGATCGGCGACGAGCGCGGTACGTGGCGGCGGGCGATGGGCGCGAGCGTGGCCGGCGACGTCCGCCGGGCGATGATCACGGCGGCCGAGGTCGGGTATGTCGGCACGGCGCAGCTGGCGGGCGGGCCGCGCGTCGGCGGCAAGACCGGCACGGCGCAGGCGGCCGACGGCCTGCCGCACGCCTGGTTCATCGGCTTCGCGCCGGCCGAAGCGCCGCGTGTGGCGGTGGCGGTGCTCGTGGTGCACGGCGGCGAGGGCATCCGGGCGGCGGCGCCGATCGCGGGCCGGGTGCTGGCCGCGGCGCTGGCGGCCGACGGTGCGTCCGCTACAATGCCGGTCCGACTCCGCCGCACCGCCGCCCATCGCACTGCCCTTCTGCCGCCCGCCGAAGGCGAGTAA